The Microvirga lotononidis nucleotide sequence TTGCCCGCCTTGGTAATCCCTTGCTCGCGCGAGCGGCGGCCGCTCGCAAACGGGCTGGGGGTCAGTCCCGCATAGGCAGCCACGTGGCGCCGGCTGGCAAAGCATCGGTAGAACACCTCCTTGGCGAGGACAGTTGCAATCTCAGAGCCGATCCCCCTCAGATGCAGCAAGGTCCCAAGCTTGGACGAGGACGCGGCTCGTGCCGCCGCCGCGTCGGCATCGCGCCTCGTCTCGACCTCGGCCAGGTGCCGCAGGACCAGTTCGAGCCAGTCGAGCTGACGCGCGATCTCCGCCGACAGCCGCGGCGGCAGCGGCCGGCCATCCCCCGTGATCAGCTGCGCCAGGCGCGAGCGGCGATCCGGCCGCAGCGGCTCGTAGTCGTCGATCCCTTGCGTCGCGCACAGCCCCTTGATCCGGTTGACCAGGCGAATGCGCTCCTGCAGCAGCGTGGCCCGCTCGCGGCTCGGACGACGCGCATCCTCCTCGTCCGGGGACGGTGGGCGGACCATGGAGCAGACCTTCGGCTCGCCGCGGGACCAGGCCATCAGCGCCCGCAGCAGAGCCTGGGCATCCAGGCGGTCCGTCTTGGCCCGCCGGGCCCGGCGGTCGACCTGCAGCGAACTCGGGTCCATGACATGGCTGCTGACGCCGTGCGCCTCGAGAAGGCGGTGCAGCCAGAACCCGTCGCGGCCGGCCTCGTAGCAGCACGATACATGTGGGCTCACGCCGGTGCGTCGTTCCACGCGGGTCCGGATGCGGGCAAGCAGGTCGAGCACCGCCTGTCCATCACCGGCGGGAAGCCGATGCAGCTCGATCTTCGCGGCATCGGGGGCATGCAGCGCCACCAGCCAGGAGCGGCGGCTGAGTTCAAGGGCGAGATAGATCGTGTGGGTGCTGTCCGAGACTGAAGCGTCGGCTGAGGGAGAGGAGAACATGAGCGGCCTCCAGGGTGAGGTGAGGTGACCGCCTTACTTCACCAGTTCGGCGGTCGCTGGCCCATGAGATCTTTTTCTGCGGCAGGTGAGCCGCGCGCGCGACATAGACATAGCGCGGCCGCTTCCAACGATAGCCGGCTTCGTGCAGCCGCCGCCGCAGCGTCTGGCGGCTGACCGCGAGGCCCTTCGCGGCCAGGTCGTGGGCCAGCAGCGGTTTCAAGCGACATTCGGAACTAGACCCCTGGCGACAGATAGAACTAGACCCTCCGCATTAAGCTGATCCCTTCGGATCGGATATGGCAGCAGCCTTCAACAGACCGCTGCGACGTTTCTCCCGCAAACGATAGCT carries:
- a CDS encoding winged helix-turn-helix domain-containing protein, which encodes MKPLLAHDLAAKGLAVSRQTLRRRLHEAGYRWKRPRYVYVARAAHLPQKKISWASDRRTGEVRRSPHLTLEAAHVLLSLSRRFSLGQHPHDLSRP
- a CDS encoding IS110 family RNA-guided transposase, which translates into the protein MFSSPSADASVSDSTHTIYLALELSRRSWLVALHAPDAAKIELHRLPAGDGQAVLDLLARIRTRVERRTGVSPHVSCCYEAGRDGFWLHRLLEAHGVSSHVMDPSSLQVDRRARRAKTDRLDAQALLRALMAWSRGEPKVCSMVRPPSPDEEDARRPSRERATLLQERIRLVNRIKGLCATQGIDDYEPLRPDRRSRLAQLITGDGRPLPPRLSAEIARQLDWLELVLRHLAEVETRRDADAAAARAASSSKLGTLLHLRGIGSEIATVLAKEVFYRCFASRRHVAAYAGLTPSPFASGRRSREQGITKAGNARARKALIELAWLWLRNQPDSALAVWFRSRVGSATGRVRRIAIVALARKLLILLWRYVETGALPADVAVKP